CCCCGCGCTGCTGCTCGGCGTCGTCGAACTGGTGCGCGACGGCGACGGCGTGCTCAGCCATGGGCGGGCTCGCGACCCGGGTAGGCGTAGGGCTCGCCGGTGACGACGGGCGTCACCTCGAAGTTGTCGCGCGGCGGCGGGGACGGCGTCTGCCACTCGAGGCCGGTGGCGTCCCACGGGTTGTTGCCCGCGGGCTCGCCGTAGCGGAGCGACCAGAGCAGGTAGATCATCGGCAGCAGGTAGCCGACACCCAGGATGGAGGCCCCTGCCGTCGACATCACGTTCAGCACCTGGAACTCGTCGGGATAGGCGTGGTAGCGCCGGGGCATGCCGAGGTAGCCGAGGATGAACTGCGGGAAGAAGGTCAGGTTGAAGCCGATGAAGATGATGAGCGCCGCGAGCCGCCCCCAGCCCTCGGGGTACATCCGCCCGCTGATCTTCGGCCACCAGTAGTGCACGCCGCCCAGGTAGCCCATCACCATCCCGCCCACCATGATGTAGTGGAAGTGGGCGATCACGAAGTAGGTGTCGGTCACGTGCACGTCCATGCCGAGCGAGGCGAGGAAGAGGCCGGTGAGGCCGCCGATGGTGAACAGCCCGATGAAGCCGAGTGCATAGAGGAGCGGGGTGCGGAACTCGAGCGTCCCCTTGTGCAGCGTCGCCGTCCAGTTGAACACCTTCACCGCAGAGGGGATCGCGACCAGGTAGGAGAGGAGCGAGAACACCATCGCGGCGTACACCGACTGGCCGGCGACGAAGAGGTGGTGGCCCCAGACGAGGAAGCCGAAGACCGCGATCGCGATCGACGAGAAGGCGACGTAGTGGTAGCCGAAGATGCGCTTGCGGGCGAAGCAGGTGACCAGCTCGCTGATCACCCCCATGCCGGGCAGGATCATGATGTAGACCGCCGGGTGCGAATAGAACCAGAACAGGTGCTGGAAGAGCACCGGGTCGCCGCCGAGCGCGGGGTCGAAGATGCCCACGTGAAGCAGGCGCTCGAGCCCGAGCAGCATGACCGTGATGGCGAGGACGGGCGTGGCGAGGATCTGGATCAGGCTGGTCGCGTAGAGCGACCAGACGAAGAGCGGCAGCCGGAACCAGGTGAGCCCGGGCGCGCGCATGCGGTGGATGGTGACGACGAAGTTGAGGCCGGTGAGGATGGAGGAGAAGCCGACGATGAAGATGCCGATCGCGGTCGGCATGACCTGCGTGGTGGACGACATCGTGCTGTAGGGCGTGTAGAAGGTCCACCCCGTGTCGACGCCCCCGCTCACCACCGCATAGGTCGTGAAGGAGGCGCCGAGCACGTAGAGGTACCAGCTCAGGAGGTTGAGGCGCGGGAAGGCGACGTCGCGGGCGCCGATCATGAGCGGCAGGACGAAGTTCCCGAGCACCGCCGGGATCGACGGCACCAGGAAGAAGAACACCATGATCACGCCGTGCATGGTGAAGAACTTGTTGTAGGTCTCGGCCTGGAGGAGGTCGCCCGCCGGCGTGAGCAGCTCGACGCGCAGCATCACGGCGAAGAAGCCCCCCACGAAGAAGGCGCCGGTGAGCGAGATCAGGTAGAGGAGGCCGACCCGCTTGTGGTCGGTGGTGAGGAGCCACGAGCGCACGCCGTAGCTCTCGTTCAGGTAGTGGAGTCGGGGCTCCTCGGCGACGAGGGCGGCGGCGGTGGTCATGACGGTCCCTTCGCCTCCGTGGTCTGCAGGGACTTGATGTAGGCGATCAGCTCGAGCACGCCCTCCTCGCTCACCAGGCCCTGGTAGGTCGGCATGATGTTCTGGTAGCCGGCGACGATCTTGGCGCCCGGATCGAGGATCGACTCGCGGATGTAGCCCTCGTCCGCCGTGAGCGTCCGGCCGGTGGTGAGGCTCACGGTGCGCCCGAAGAGACCCGCCAGTTCGGGGCAGCGCGCCTGCGCGTCGCCGCGGTGGCAGGTGATGCAGCCGAGGTCCGTGAACAGCTTCTCGCCGGCCACCGCCGGCGTGGCGCCCGTGCCGCCCGCGAGCCAGCGCTGGAAGTCCGCCGGCTCCATGGCGACCACCTGCCCGATCATGCCCGAGTGCAGCGTGCCGCAGTACTCGGCGCAGAAGAGGTGGTAGGTCCCGGGCCTGGTGGCCTGGAACCAGAGCTGCGTGTAGCGGCCCGGGAGCACGTCCTGCTTCACGCGGAAGGCGGGCACGAAGAGGCTGTGGATGACGTCCTGTGAGGTCATGAGGACCTTCACCGGCAGACCGACCGGCACGTGCAGCTCGTTGATCTCGCGCGGGCCGGAGAGGTGCTGGAACTTCCACATCCACTGCTTGCCGACGCTGTAGACCTCGAGCGCTTCCGGGGGCGGCGTGGCGGCCGCGAAGTAGAGCTGGGCCCCCCACGCGTACATCACCAGGCAGAGGAGGAGCGGGATGACCGACCAGGCGATCTCGAGCCGGTCCGAGCCTTCGACCTGCTCGGCCATCTCGTTGCCGGGACGCCGGCGGTAGCGGATCGCGAACACCACGATGCAGCCGGCGATGAGCAGCGTGAAGAACGTGCTCACGCCAAGGAGGAAGAAGAGGAGCGCATCCACCCGCGGCGCGAGCGTGGACGCCTGCTCGGGGAAGA
The DNA window shown above is from Deltaproteobacteria bacterium and carries:
- the coxB gene encoding cytochrome c oxidase subunit II — translated: MPLFPEQASTLAPRVDALLFFLLGVSTFFTLLIAGCIVVFAIRYRRRPGNEMAEQVEGSDRLEIAWSVIPLLLCLVMYAWGAQLYFAAATPPPEALEVYSVGKQWMWKFQHLSGPREINELHVPVGLPVKVLMTSQDVIHSLFVPAFRVKQDVLPGRYTQLWFQATRPGTYHLFCAEYCGTLHSGMIGQVVAMEPADFQRWLAGGTGATPAVAGEKLFTDLGCITCHRGDAQARCPELAGLFGRTVSLTTGRTLTADEGYIRESILDPGAKIVAGYQNIMPTYQGLVSEEGVLELIAYIKSLQTTEAKGPS
- the ctaD gene encoding cytochrome c oxidase subunit I, whose protein sequence is MTTAAALVAEEPRLHYLNESYGVRSWLLTTDHKRVGLLYLISLTGAFFVGGFFAVMLRVELLTPAGDLLQAETYNKFFTMHGVIMVFFFLVPSIPAVLGNFVLPLMIGARDVAFPRLNLLSWYLYVLGASFTTYAVVSGGVDTGWTFYTPYSTMSSTTQVMPTAIGIFIVGFSSILTGLNFVVTIHRMRAPGLTWFRLPLFVWSLYATSLIQILATPVLAITVMLLGLERLLHVGIFDPALGGDPVLFQHLFWFYSHPAVYIMILPGMGVISELVTCFARKRIFGYHYVAFSSIAIAVFGFLVWGHHLFVAGQSVYAAMVFSLLSYLVAIPSAVKVFNWTATLHKGTLEFRTPLLYALGFIGLFTIGGLTGLFLASLGMDVHVTDTYFVIAHFHYIMVGGMVMGYLGGVHYWWPKISGRMYPEGWGRLAALIIFIGFNLTFFPQFILGYLGMPRRYHAYPDEFQVLNVMSTAGASILGVGYLLPMIYLLWSLRYGEPAGNNPWDATGLEWQTPSPPPRDNFEVTPVVTGEPYAYPGREPAHG